A segment of the Luteolibacter rhizosphaerae genome:
GATGACGGCGAGGGTGAGGCCGACCACGCAGTAGCGGGTGATCTGCGGCAGCACCAGCGGCTTGGAGTCCTCTGCAGGCGTCTCCCACCAGATGGCGCGGATGATCTTGAAGTAGTAGTAGAAGCCGGCGGCGGCACCCACGAAGGCGAGGATGACAGCCCACCACAGCTTGGCCTCCACCGCGAGGGTGAAGACGAAGAACTTGCCGATGAAGCCCGCGGTGAGCGGCACGCCCGCGAGCGCGGCCATGATGATCGTGAGGCCGAGGGCGAGGGTCGGGTTGCGCTTGCCGAGGCCGTTGAAGGCATCGATCTGCTCGGAGCCGTTCTGGATGCGCACCTGGGCCAGCACGAAGAAGCTGGCGAGCGTCATCAGCAGGTAGGTGGCGAGGTAGAAGGAGACGGTCTCCACCGAGCCGAGGCCTTCCGGGCTCACGCCCTTCCATGCGGCCAGCGCCAGCACCAGAAAGCCCGCGTGGGCGATCGAGGAGTAAGCCAGCAGGCGCTTGAAGTTGGTCTGGCTGATGGCGGCGAGATTGCCGAAGAGCAGGGTGGCACCGGCCATGATGGCGAGCATCAGCACGATCTTCGAGGCGATCGGCGAGCCGGCCTCCATTAGAGGCGTGAGGAAGCGGATCAGCAGGATGAAGCCCGCGGCCTTCGAACCCACCGAGAGGAAGGCGGTCGTCGGGGTCGGGGCACCTTGGTAAACGTCCGGGATCCACACCTGCATCGGCACGGCACCGATCTTGAAGCCCATGGCGATGAGGATGAGGGCGACACCAAAGAGGAGAGGGGCGGTGCTCTGAAGCGTGTGCGCCTTCGCTCCGATCTCCGCTAGGTTCATCGTGCCGGTCGCGCCGTAGATCCAAGCGATGCCGTAAACGAGGAAGCCGGTGCTAAGCGCGCCGAGGATGAGATACTTCACGCCCGCTTCCAGCGAGCCGACATTCCGCCGCAGGTAGGCGACGAGGATGTAGAAGGTGATGGTGACCAGCTCCAGCGCCACGAAGGCCCCGGCAAGGTCCTTGGCGGAGGCCATCCACATCATGCCTGCACAGGCGAAGACGGGAAGGGCGTAGAACTCGCCGGTGCCGTTCTCGGACTCCTGGTCGTCGGTGAAGCGGGTGAGGATCGAGCGGAAGTCGATCGACATCAGCACCACGAAGATGGTGCAGACCAGCGCAAAGCCCTTGTAGAAACGCGCCAGCGAATCGAACTGGTAGAAGTTCCAGAGCGCGTAGCTGCCCCACTTGTCGCCTGCATCGGCCTTTTCCGGACCCACCGCGAAGAAGAGCAGCACCAGGATAAAGGCGAGTCCCGCGACGGCGGAACCGCTGACCAGTGCCTTCGAGTTGCGCGGGCCGAATGCTTCCAGCATCAGCAGGGCGAGGCCGAGCGTGACGGTGAGGGCTTCGAGGTAGTAGGCGGGCATGGGAAGAAGTGAAAAGTGCTCAGTGATCGGTGATCAGTGAAAGTCACTTGAGGAGATTCAGAAGCAGGTTCGGGTAGAGGCCGACGGCGAGCAGGGCGATGGCGAGGATCAGGGCCGGGATGCGGTCTGCGAAGCTCAGGTCGGCGGCATCCGTGGTGGCCTTCACCTGCGGGCCTTGGAAGATATTCCGGTAGGCGCGCAGCATGTAGACGGCGCTGATGACCACGCCCCAGATGGCGAGGATGCAGGCGATCTGTACCGGACCGAGGCCCTTGGCAGGATCGTAGTTCTGGAAGCCGGAGAGGAAGACCATCACTTCACCGGCGAAGTTCGCCAGACCGGGCAGACCGATGGAAGCCATGCCGACCATGCCGAAGAGGAAGGCGAGACCGGGAGCGGACTTGGCAAGACCGCCGAGATCGGTGAGCTCCAGCGTGCCGGTGCTGCGCTCGATCTTGTCCGCCAGGCCGAAGAGCATGGCGATGGAGATGCCGTGCGCGAACATCAGCAGGATCGCGGCAGGCTGGGCGATGGTGTTGGTGAAGTTGCCGAGCGTGTAGGTCGTGACCGCGTTGCCGGCGGCGTCGAGGTAGCCGACCGCCGGGCTGCCGGTGTGGCTCGCGGCGAGTGCGGCGATGGCCAGGAAGATGTAGCCCATGTGCATCACCGAGGAATTGCCGAGCATCAGGTCGAGACGCTTCTGGTTCACGGTGACGAGGCCCACCCAGAGGATATTGCCGAGCAGCAGGACCAGCAGCGGCACCAGCCAGGCATTCATGCCCTCCGGCACCATCGGGATCGCGAGGCGGAGCAGGCCGTAGAGGCCGAACTTCTTCAGCACGCCGGAGTGCAGCATCGCGGTCGGGGCCGGGGCGCTGGCGTAGGCCGGGGCGGCCCAGGAGTGGAAGGGGAAGAGCGAGACCAGCACGCCGAAGCCGATGATGAGCAGCGCGGCGATGCCCTTCTGCGAGGCGGCGTCGATGACCAGCGAGCCATCTTGCACCGCCTTCACCATGCTCGGCATGTCGAAGGTGCCCGCCAGCGAGGCCAGCCAGACCAGGCCGGCCAGCAGGATCACCGAGCCGAGGCCGAGGTAGATCGTGATCTTCCACGCGGTCTCCTTCCGCTCCCCGCGGCCGAGGATGCCGATCATCAGGAAGGTCGGGATCAGCGCCAGTTCATGGAAGGCGTAGAAGAAGAACAGGTCGGTCGCGGCGAAGGCACCGATGGCACCGGCGGCGATCAAAAGGGAAGAGCCGTAGTAGAGCTTCTCGCGGCCTTCCGGGGACTTGCCGGAGAGCAGCGCGGCCAGGGTGACGATCACCGAGAGCAGCACCATCACCGCGCTCATGCCATCGAGACCGAAGGCGAGGTTCAGCGCGGGCTTCGCGAGCACCGGCACGGACATCGACCACATGGCTGCCTTCCAGGTGAAGGCGGCCCAGACACCGAGCACGAGATTGGCCACGCCGGCCGCCACCGCGGTCTTGCGGGCGGGCGCCCCGCCGAGGATGGCGAGGAAGGCGGCGATGGGGATAAGGACTAGCAGGAGTAGCATGGGAAGTTTGCTAGTATCGGTGTTAGAACGCGGTGAAGTAGATGACGAGGATCACGCCGAGGCCGAAGGCGAAGGCGTAGCCCTGCAGGTTGCCGGACTGCACGCGGCGGAAGAGACCGCCGAAGCCTTCCGCGAGACGGCTGGAGCCGCCCACGATCAGGCCGTTGATCAGGAACTCGTCGAAGAAGTGGACGATCGCGGCGAAGGCGTTCTGGAAGTAACGCACCACGAAGTTGTCGTAGAAGGCATCGATCCGGAAGCGGTCGCGGAAGAGCGGGATGGATACGGGATCCTTGTCCTTGCCCGAATAGAGGGCGAAGCCGGCGCCGGCACCGACGACCAGCGCCACCACGGAAACCCAGAAGAGGAAGTTCACGTGGAACTCGCCCGTATGAGCCGGAACGGCGGGGGCAAGACCGTGAGAGAACTTATATCCGGCAGCCAAGGCCAGCACCGCGAGGATCGCGAGCGGCAGGAACATGAGCGGACCGACTTCATGGGCGTGGCTGGCATCCTCCGAGCGATTCTTGCCGAGGAATGCGACCACGAAGAGACGGGTCATGTAGAAAGGGGTGAGCACGGCGACACCGGCGGCAATCCAGAACAGGGCCATGGTGTTGCCTTCCTTGTGGCCGTAGGTTTCGGCGGCGTGGAGGATCATCTCCTTCGAGAAGAAGCCCGCGGTGCCGGGAACCGCGATCAGGGCCAGGAAGCCGATCAGGAAGGTGAAGCCGGTGATCGGCATCTTCTTCAGCAGGCCGCCCATCTTCCAGATGTCCTGCTCGTGGTGGCAAGCGTGGATGACCGCGCCGGAGCCGAGGAAGAGCAGTGCCTTGAACCAAGCGTGCGTGAAGAGGTGGAACATCCCGGCCTCACCGTGGAGGAGGCCCACGGCCATCACCATGTAGCCGAGTTGGGACAGTGTGGAGTAAGCAAGGATGCGCTTGATGTCATCCTGCTGCGTGGCCATCAGCGCGGCGCAGAGCGAGGTGATGCCACCGATCCAGGCGATCGTCGTGCCGGCGAAGTTGTCGAAGGCCTCCGCGCCGACCGAGAGCTGGACGCGGAAGAGCATGTAGACGCCGGCCGCCACCATCGTCGAGGCGTGGATCAGGGCGGACACGGGAGTCGGCCCTTCCATCGCGTCCGGCAGCCACACGTGCAGGGGCATCTGGGCGGACTTGCCGACCGCACCGCAGAAGACGCAGAGCAGCGCGGCACCGAGTACTCCGGTGGAGATGCCCGCGGGAATCTTCATCTCGTCGAAGGTCAGCGTGCCGGTGATGCCCCAGAGCATCAGGATGCCGATCATGAAGCCGAAGTCGCCGATGCGGTTCGTGATGAAGGCCTTCTTCGCGGCGTCCGCGGCGGAGTCCTTCTGATACCAGTGACCGATCAGGAGGTAGGAGCTCAGGCCCACCAGCTCCCAGAACATGAAGGTCATGATGAAATTCGAGGCCAGCACGATGCCGGTCATCGAGAACATGAAGAGCGAGAGGCAGGTGAAGAAGCGCGCCTTCGCGCTATCCTCGGCCATGTAGGCCAGCGAGAAGATGTGCACCAGCAGGCCCACGCCCGTGACCACCACCATCATGCCGGTGGAGAGCTGGTCGAGCTTGATGCCGATCTGCAGCGAGAAGTCACCGATCGTCGCCCAGGAGATCGGGGCGGGGGATTCGCTCTTGCCGAGCAGCAGCAGGGAAATGCCGAAGGTCACCGCGACCGAGACGACCGAAACCATCGAAGCGATGAAGGCGTTCCGCTTCAGGTAAAGCTGGTTCGCCGCCGCAGCGATCAAAGGTAGGAACAGGAGGAGCCAAGCCATCGAAGTTCGAAGTAAAAAGTGCCAGGTGCCAACGAGGCTCAGCCGCGCATGCTGGTGAGGTCTTCCGTGTTGATCGTCTGCCGTGCGCGGTAGAGGGCGACGATGATGGCGAGACCCACGGCCACCTCGGCGGCGGCCACGGTGATCACGAAGAACACGAGCATCTGCCCGTTGTAGTCCGGCAGGCCGTTCGTGCCCTTGAAGCGGGAGAATGCGACCAGCGTCAGGTTCGCGGCGCTCAGCATCAGCTCGAGGCACATGAAGACCACGATGATATTCCGGCGCAGGATGACTCCGGAAAGGCCGATCGCGAAGAGCAACCCGGAGACGAGAAGGTAGGAATGGAGACCGGCCATGGGAAAGTAGCGAGTAGCAGGTAGCAAGTAGCGGGGGAAACAGCCGAAGAGGATTCAGGGGCGGTTTCGGACGGAATTGGCGAGACCTGCAAGGATTCGTTTGGTTTCGAGGGCTTGTTCTTGAAGATGCGTGGTGTCCGCGTAGCCGAGATCGTGGGCAAGTAGAAGTTGGTAGCGTGCTTCGTCCAAGGAGGCTTCGCCGATGTTGTAATGGCGCGCCTTGTCGGCGTTTGACCAACGGGCGAATCCTTCCACGATATTGGAAGGAGCGGAGACTGCTGCGCGACGGACTTGAGAGGTGAGCCCAAAGGTCTCCTCTTTCGGAAAGGAACGTGTCGCCTTGTAAACACCGAGCACGAACTCATGAGCCTTTTGCCAGGCTAAGAGGTCTTCGAATCGCTCGATCTTGCTCATGAGTGTTGGTTTGGTCTACGGCTGTTTCCCTCGCTACTTGCTACCTGCTACTCGCTACCTATGCCTCTTGACGCTTGGAAAGGACGACCACGCCAATGGTGGCTACGAGGAGGAGGACACCGACGATCTGGAGCGGCAGGTTGTAGCCTTTGAAAAGTACGTCGCCGATGAGGTTCACGTCGGGCAGATGGCCTTCGGAGAGTTTCTGGGAGATCCCCGGGCTGGATTGGGCGTGGGCGGCGGCCGCCGTTTTCAGGTCGAGCGATTGCCACTCCATCCTCGGGGTCTTCGAGAGGATGCCGATGAGCTGGATGGTGAAGCCGAGCACGATGCCCAGCCCGCCGAGCAGCGGTGCGAGCTTCGGCGTGCGCTTCTCCTCCACCTTCAGGTCGAGCAGCATGATGATGAAGATGAACAGCACCATGATCGCGCCCGCATAGACGAGGATCTGGATGATCCCGACGAAGAAGGCGTTCAGACCGATGAAGAGACCCGCGAGGCCCACAAAGGAGGCCACCATCGAAAGGGCCGAGGCGACCGGATTGCGCAGGCCGACCACCGCCACGCCGCCGAGCAGCATGACGAGTGCGAAGAACCAGAAGAGAGGAAGAGGCATGGGAAAATATCGGAAAGGGGACAGGTGCAGGTCAGTCGTCGCTCTTGAGGCTGTAGATCCAGCCGCCAATCCCGAAGACCAGGACCAAGCCGCAAACGACGAAAGCGATGGCTCCCATGGGATAGGGTCCGGCGACTTGGCGGTAGGCGTTGAGCATGCCAAAGACCCCGGCGATGATCACGAAGGAGGAGGATAGCGCTTTCATCGGTCGACGGGGTTACTTCAGTTCATTCCACTTGTTCACGAGGCCGACGCGCACGCCGCCGATCTCGTAGAGCTTCTCCTTGTCGTGCACCATGTCGGCGCGCTTCAGGCCGGTGATCGCATAGTCCTTGCGCAGGAAGATGGCCTGCTCCGGGCAGACCTCCTCGCACATGCCGCAGTAGATGCAGCGAATCATGTCGATATCGAACTCCAGCGGGCGCTTCTCAACCTTCGCCCAGGGATCCTCGGAGGGGATCTCGCTCGGAGTGATCTTGATCGCCTTCGGCGGGCAGATGAATTCGCAGAGCTGGCAGGACACGCAGCGCTCGCGGCCCTGCTCGTCCGTCACCAGCGCGGGCGCACCGCGGTAGTGCTCGGGCAGGTGCTCATCCCACTTCTGCTCGGGATACTGCATCGTCACGCCGAGACCGGAGGACTCCAGGTCCTCGGCACCGCGGGTCTTGCCCCGCAGCGAATTCACGGCGTGCTTCATCGTAATGAAGAAGCCTTTGAGAAGCGCGGTGAGGTAGATCTTCTCCCCGGCAGCGAGCTTCGGACGTGTGACTTTGACGACGGCCATTATGGTGGAAAAGTTCTAGATGGAGATGGGCTTGGGCCGCTTCTCGGAGACCTTCAGGGCCCAGACCAAGGCGGCGGTGACGATCACCAGCAGGATCAGCCCGCCCACGGTAGCAGCAGCGCCGAACTGGGGCGCGGCGATCACGAGGGCCGCGAGGAAGACGTTGATCAAGGCGGCCTCGAAGAAGATCACCCAGCCGAGGCGCATGAGCTGGTCGTAGCGGAAGCGCGGCACCGTCCAGCGGACGAGGATGAAGAAGAGGATGAAGCCGACCACCTTGCCCATGAAGACGGCCATGTTCAGCAAGCCGCCGATCTTCACCGAGCCGATCGCCAGTCCGGCGGCCCAGTTGTCGAACCAAGGGCCGAGCGACCAACCGCCGAGGAAAAGCGTCACGACCATCGCCGATCCGATCACCATCGCGGCATATTCACCCATGAAAAACATGGCGAACTTCATCGAGGAATACTCGGTGTGGTAGCCGCCCACCAGTTCGGTCTCGCACTCCGGCAGGTCGAAGGGCATGCGGTTCGTTTCCGCGAAGACCGAGGTGGTGAAGATCAGGAAGGCGATCATCGCCGGGATCCAGAAGATCCACGCGGTGTAATCGCCACCGTTGTTCCAAGGAGCGGAGTTACCCCACAGTGGCAGCAGCAGCCAGCCGTTCTGCGACTGTTGCTGCACGATGTTCGAGAGATTCAGGTCCCCGTAGTAGAGCAGCACCGGCACCACGGAGAGGCCGAGCGCGATCTCGTAAGAGATCATCTGCGCGGTGGAGCGCACGCCACCGATGAAGGGGAACTTCGAGTTCGAGGACCACCCGGCCAGCGTGATGCCGTAGACCGCCAGCGAGGAGATCGCGAAGATGAAGAGCGGGCCCACATCCAGATCCGCGATGACCAGCTTGTGGATCTGGCCGTTCACCTCGATGTTGCCGCCGAAGGGCACCACGCACACCGTCACCAGCGAGGGCACCACGGTCAGCGCCGGGGCCAGCCAGTAGAAGGCCTTCCGCACGTGGGAAGGGGTGAAGTCCTCCTTCAGGAACAGCTTCACACCGTCTGCCATCGGCTGGATCAGACCGAAGAAAGAGAAGTCCTTTTTCGCGCCGAGCAAGGTCAGCGGCACGCCCACGCGGTTCGGACCCACACGGTCTTGGATGATCGCGGAGAAGCGGCGCTCGAAGTAAACCGAGATCGGCACCAGCGGCAGAACCACCAGGAAGGTCAGGCCGATGACCTTGGCGAGGATAACGAGAAGTGTGACGGCGAGGTCCATGAAAGGGGAGTGGCTAGGCTTAGCCGTTGATCAGGCCGGCGGCCTTGCGGGCGCGCTCGTTTTCGAGGAGCGGGATCTTCACGCCGGTTTCCACGACGGAGAGGCCGAGGTCGCCGATCTTCGAGAGGCTCAGGCCGTTGAATTCGGTCACGCCTTCCGCCAGCGACTTGAAGACATCCTCGATCATCGCGGGGCCGGAAGCAGGGGAGGCACCTTGCAGCGCCAGCACCAGATCGCGGAGAATCTCCCAGTCGTCATGAGCATCCACCGGCGGCTCCACCGCGCGGTTCAGGCGCTGCAGGCGACCGCTGACATTCACCATCGAGCCGCGCTTCTCGGCGAAGGCGGCACCGGGCAGGAGCACGTGAGAGGCCTCGGCAGTCGGTCCGGCCAGTAGCTGGACGGAAGCGATGAAGGCGGGCTTGGCGAGATCCTCCTTGGTGAAGCCCGCTTCCGCGGTGAGTTCCTCGCCGAAGACCAGCAGCGCCTTGATCGCGCCGCTCTGCACGCCGCTACGGATATCGGCCAGCGGACCGGCAGGATCCTGCGTGCCCCATACCAGCTTCGCGCCGGTGGTGTTCGGGTTGCGGTCTTCGGAAATCAGGATGCCGTCGCTCTCGCCGGAGCGGGGGACCACGGTGAAGGCACCGGTGCCGATCTCGGTGGCCAGCGCGCGGACCATGAAGAGCTCTTCATTGGTCATGCGGGCGGAGGCGATGATGGCGATCTCGCCCGGAGCGAAAACCTTCAGGTCCTTTGCCACCGCGGCCAGAGCCTCGCTCCATGCCACCGGCTTGTGGGTGCCCCCGGCCTTGATCATCGGCTCGACCAGACGGGCCTCGCCATCGATGTAGTGGAAGTTCAGGCGGTGCGAATCCGGCATCCAGGTGGAGTTCACATCGTCGTTCTGGCGCGGCGTGATCCGGTGGATCTTGTTGCCGCGCGCCCAGATCGTGATGTTCGAGCCGGTGCCGCAATTCACGTCGATGCTCTTGGTCTCCTTCAGGAACCAAACCCGCATCTGGAAGCGGAAGTCATTCGAGGTCAGCGCGCCGACGGGGCAGATATCGACCGTATTGAGAGAGTAGTTCGAGTCCAGCTTGCGGCCCGGGTGGACCGTCAGCGTGGTGTGGGTGCCGCGTTGGGTAAAGCCGAGCACCGGATCGTCCGCCACCTCATCCATGAAGCGGATGCAGCGGCTGCACATGATGCAACGCTCGTCGTCGAGCCGGACCCGCGGACCGATGTCCACGTTCTTCGGCTTCTTCACCTTCATGTCCACGAAGCGCGAGCCGCCGCGGCCGTGCTCGACGGAAAACTCCTGCAGGCGGCACTCGCCGGCTTGGTCGCAGATCGGGCAGTCCAGCGGGTGGTTGATGAGCAGGAACTCCATCACGCCCTCGCGGCACTTCTCCACCAGTTCCCCGGTGGTGCGGATGCCCATGTTCTCGGAAACCGTGTTGGCACAGGCGATCACCGGGCGGGGCATCCAGCCGATCGGCAGGTAGCCTTCGGCATCGTAGGTGGGATCCTGGCCGGGGGCCGGGCGTGGCGGCATGCCCATCTGCACCAGACACATACGGCAATTGCCGGGAGCCGTCAGCTTCGGGTGGTAGCAGTAATGCGGGACTTCGTTCTTGGCCAGTTTGCAGGCCTCGATCATCCGCATTCCCCGTGGCACTTGGAGCCAAACCCCGTCGATCTGCACGTTTACGAGGCCTTTCTCGGCGGCGAGATCCTTGGGCAGCTTGGCTTCTGCGGTGGCGGCGGTATCGCTCATGGGGCAAGGGAATCCGCGGGGCGAGGCCCCGGGCGGGCGGACTATGAAAAACCCGTCGGGAGGCGGCAAGTGCACTTTGTGAAATTTTTCACAAAGTGCACACGACGAAGACCTGAACAGATAGTTCTGGCATTTTCCAAAACGGTTTACTACAGTTCAAGTGTACCCCCAGAAAAGTTTCCCTCACCCTCTTGTAGTGGAAACCTCCAAATATTACCGGAAGGTCTTCACTTCTTGAAGATGTCGGACTTTTGACATCTTGCTGAGTTATGCACCCCCGGCCCCGTCGGACGCCCAGCCGACCAAAGGTTTCAGTGATTGTTCCCGCCTACAATGCCGAGGAATGGTTGGCTGATACTTTGGATTCAGCTTGTACGCAGACTCTGCGCGAGATCGAGATTCTCGTTGTGGACGACGGTTCCATGGACGGAATCGTTGAGATCGCCAATGCGTTCGCACGCAAGGATCAGAGAATGAGAGTGATACGTAAGGTAGCGCCGGTGTTGGCGCGGCGCGTAACCGGGCGATTGCCGAGGCGCAGGGCGACTACATCGCACCTCTGGATGCGGATGATTTGTGGTATCCCGAGAAGCTGGCGCGGCAGGTCGAATGCATGGACAAGGGCGGGGACAAGATGGGTTTCTCCTACTGCTGGTCCGAGAAAATCGATATCCAAGGCAGACTTATCACCGGGTCATACCCTTTCGATACCCAAGGGTCGGTTTTGGAAGAACTTGTCGCCCGAAACTTCGTCGGCAATGCCAGCGTTCCGCTCTTCCGTGCCTCCGCGCTAAGGGAGTGCGGGGTTTATCTTGCCCGCTCCGAGCAAGCGGGCGTGCAGGGCTGCGAAGATTGGGAGCTTCTCCTGCGGGTCGCGGAGAAATACCGGGCCGGTCTGGTTCCGGCAACTCTGGTGAAGTATCGTCAGGTGCCGGGCTGCATGAGCTTGGACGCCAAGGGAATGGGCCGCTCGTACGAGTGCGTGATGCGTTTGGTCAGGCAGCGGAATCCGCAGTTGCCGGAAGCGCTGTTCCGCTGGTCCGCCGCCAATTTCTACAGCTATCTCGTTTCGAAATGCAGCGGGGCGAATGATCCCGGAAGTTGTCTCTGGGCTCTCGCCAAAGCCATCAGGGCTGATCCCAAGCTGACCGCCAACCGTCGCTTCCAGCGGATGGGGCTGAAGAACCTCGCGAAGCTGGTGATCTACAAATTGGCTGGCACTGCCCGCCCCCAACTCCAAGCGCCGCAGCTTCCAACCCGGGACCCGGAAGTCGAGCGGCAGGGGAGTGTCTTCAGTTCGACGGCTCCCTGAAGTTTGTTAGAAACGGCGGATCCGCCCCACGGATCGCGAACCTTCCCCCCTCCCGACATGCTGTTACCCATCATCCCGATAGACTATGACATCGCCAAACCGGGCGACCGGATTGTCGGCGATTCCTACAGGGCCGCCCGAGTTTTGGTCCGCTGGAATGGCGTCCCTCTCGGCGTCCTTCAGGTTCCCGTTACCGGCGGGAAGGTCCGGGCCGACGACGTGGGCTACCGCATCATGACCCAGTTCCAGGCTCGCTTGGGACGGGAGATGGCGCGGCGCTTCCTGATGAGAGAAGACGGCAGCCCGGCTCCGGTTCAGGCTGCCGATCGTCCTGTGCCCACTATCAGCGTAGCCGTCTGCACGCGGGATCGGCCGGATGACATGGACAAGTGTCTCGCGGCCTTGGTCTCGATGCGGGTGATGCCGCTTGAAATCATGGTGGTGGACAATGCTCCGGCGACGGATGCCACCGAGCGCTTGGTCAAGGACCGCTATCCCCAGTGCCGCTATGTCCGTGAGGATACGCCCGGCCTCGATCACGCCCGCAATCGGGCAATCGTCGAATCGAAGGGCGAGATCGTCGCCTATACCGATGACGACGTGATGGTGGATGCCGGCTGGGTGGAGGCCTTGGGCAAGGTCTTTGCGGAAGATCCGGCAGTCGGCTTGGTGACGGGGCTGATCGAACCGGCGGAACAAGAGACCGAGGCGCAAGTGCTCTTCGAGCGCTACGGCGGCTTTGGCCGAGGCTGTAACCGGACCTACCTCCAATCGAAGCGCGGTGAGCCGATGCCATGGACCTTGATCGGTGCCGGGCAGCTCGGTGCAGGAGCGAACATGGCGATCCGCCGCAGCCTCTTCGAGGAAATGGGCTACTTCGATCCCGCCTTGGATGTGGGCACTCCCACCTTGGGTGGTGGCGATCATGAGATCTTCTTCCGCTGCATCCGCTCCGGCGTGGCTTGTCTTTACGAGCCCACCGCTCTGGTCCGTCACCGTCATCGCCGCTCCATGCCGGAGTTGAACAAGCTCCTATACAGTTACGGTCACGCCACGCGCTGCTTCTTCGAGCGCGAGGCGGAGGAGTTTCCAACCGACCGCGCGGCGATCAACAAGCTGGCCCGCTGGTGGTGGCGGCATTGGGCATGGGAGCGTTTGCTGCGTTCGATCTGGGCGCCCGCATGGTTCCCGCGAGATCTCGTCATG
Coding sequences within it:
- a CDS encoding complex I subunit 1/NuoH family protein, which translates into the protein MDLAVTLLVILAKVIGLTFLVVLPLVPISVYFERRFSAIIQDRVGPNRVGVPLTLLGAKKDFSFFGLIQPMADGVKLFLKEDFTPSHVRKAFYWLAPALTVVPSLVTVCVVPFGGNIEVNGQIHKLVIADLDVGPLFIFAISSLAVYGITLAGWSSNSKFPFIGGVRSTAQMISYEIALGLSVVPVLLYYGDLNLSNIVQQQSQNGWLLLPLWGNSAPWNNGGDYTAWIFWIPAMIAFLIFTTSVFAETNRMPFDLPECETELVGGYHTEYSSMKFAMFFMGEYAAMVIGSAMVVTLFLGGWSLGPWFDNWAAGLAIGSVKIGGLLNMAVFMGKVVGFILFFILVRWTVPRFRYDQLMRLGWVIFFEAALINVFLAALVIAAPQFGAAATVGGLILLVIVTAALVWALKVSEKRPKPISI
- a CDS encoding NuoI/complex I 23 kDa subunit family protein produces the protein MAVVKVTRPKLAAGEKIYLTALLKGFFITMKHAVNSLRGKTRGAEDLESSGLGVTMQYPEQKWDEHLPEHYRGAPALVTDEQGRERCVSCQLCEFICPPKAIKITPSEIPSEDPWAKVEKRPLEFDIDMIRCIYCGMCEEVCPEQAIFLRKDYAITGLKRADMVHDKEKLYEIGGVRVGLVNKWNELK
- the nuoL gene encoding NADH-quinone oxidoreductase subunit L, coding for MAWLLLFLPLIAAAANQLYLKRNAFIASMVSVVSVAVTFGISLLLLGKSESPAPISWATIGDFSLQIGIKLDQLSTGMMVVVTGVGLLVHIFSLAYMAEDSAKARFFTCLSLFMFSMTGIVLASNFIMTFMFWELVGLSSYLLIGHWYQKDSAADAAKKAFITNRIGDFGFMIGILMLWGITGTLTFDEMKIPAGISTGVLGAALLCVFCGAVGKSAQMPLHVWLPDAMEGPTPVSALIHASTMVAAGVYMLFRVQLSVGAEAFDNFAGTTIAWIGGITSLCAALMATQQDDIKRILAYSTLSQLGYMVMAVGLLHGEAGMFHLFTHAWFKALLFLGSGAVIHACHHEQDIWKMGGLLKKMPITGFTFLIGFLALIAVPGTAGFFSKEMILHAAETYGHKEGNTMALFWIAAGVAVLTPFYMTRLFVVAFLGKNRSEDASHAHEVGPLMFLPLAILAVLALAAGYKFSHGLAPAVPAHTGEFHVNFLFWVSVVALVVGAGAGFALYSGKDKDPVSIPLFRDRFRIDAFYDNFVVRYFQNAFAAIVHFFDEFLINGLIVGGSSRLAEGFGGLFRRVQSGNLQGYAFAFGLGVILVIYFTAF
- a CDS encoding four helix bundle protein, whose translation is MSKIERFEDLLAWQKAHEFVLGVYKATRSFPKEETFGLTSQVRRAAVSAPSNIVEGFARWSNADKARHYNIGEASLDEARYQLLLAHDLGYADTTHLQEQALETKRILAGLANSVRNRP
- a CDS encoding complex I subunit 4 family protein, translated to MLLLLVLIPIAAFLAILGGAPARKTAVAAGVANLVLGVWAAFTWKAAMWSMSVPVLAKPALNLAFGLDGMSAVMVLLSVIVTLAALLSGKSPEGREKLYYGSSLLIAAGAIGAFAATDLFFFYAFHELALIPTFLMIGILGRGERKETAWKITIYLGLGSVILLAGLVWLASLAGTFDMPSMVKAVQDGSLVIDAASQKGIAALLIIGFGVLVSLFPFHSWAAPAYASAPAPTAMLHSGVLKKFGLYGLLRLAIPMVPEGMNAWLVPLLVLLLGNILWVGLVTVNQKRLDLMLGNSSVMHMGYIFLAIAALAASHTGSPAVGYLDAAGNAVTTYTLGNFTNTIAQPAAILLMFAHGISIAMLFGLADKIERSTGTLELTDLGGLAKSAPGLAFLFGMVGMASIGLPGLANFAGEVMVFLSGFQNYDPAKGLGPVQIACILAIWGVVISAVYMLRAYRNIFQGPQVKATTDAADLSFADRIPALILAIALLAVGLYPNLLLNLLK
- the nuoK gene encoding NADH-quinone oxidoreductase subunit NuoK, whose translation is MAGLHSYLLVSGLLFAIGLSGVILRRNIIVVFMCLELMLSAANLTLVAFSRFKGTNGLPDYNGQMLVFFVITVAAAEVAVGLAIIVALYRARQTINTEDLTSMRG
- a CDS encoding NADH-quinone oxidoreductase subunit J family protein encodes the protein MPLPLFWFFALVMLLGGVAVVGLRNPVASALSMVASFVGLAGLFIGLNAFFVGIIQILVYAGAIMVLFIFIIMLLDLKVEEKRTPKLAPLLGGLGIVLGFTIQLIGILSKTPRMEWQSLDLKTAAAAHAQSSPGISQKLSEGHLPDVNLIGDVLFKGYNLPLQIVGVLLLVATIGVVVLSKRQEA
- a CDS encoding NADH-quinone oxidoreductase subunit N; amino-acid sequence: MPAYYLEALTVTLGLALLMLEAFGPRNSKALVSGSAVAGLAFILVLLFFAVGPEKADAGDKWGSYALWNFYQFDSLARFYKGFALVCTIFVVLMSIDFRSILTRFTDDQESENGTGEFYALPVFACAGMMWMASAKDLAGAFVALELVTITFYILVAYLRRNVGSLEAGVKYLILGALSTGFLVYGIAWIYGATGTMNLAEIGAKAHTLQSTAPLLFGVALILIAMGFKIGAVPMQVWIPDVYQGAPTPTTAFLSVGSKAAGFILLIRFLTPLMEAGSPIASKIVLMLAIMAGATLLFGNLAAISQTNFKRLLAYSSIAHAGFLVLALAAWKGVSPEGLGSVETVSFYLATYLLMTLASFFVLAQVRIQNGSEQIDAFNGLGKRNPTLALGLTIIMAALAGVPLTAGFIGKFFVFTLAVEAKLWWAVILAFVGAAAGFYYYFKIIRAIWWETPAEDSKPLVLPQITRYCVVGLTLAVIVLGVWPQPVLWLLG